TCAAACCTTAATCTTCACTCAGCATGGCCTTGAAGCTTTAAAGTCCTTCATCGAAGTTGGTGGTCCAAGTTATGTTCTCTTAGCACCAAGCTGGTTAAGTTATTCAAACTTGATGGGAATCCTTCAAGGATGGTTAGAATTCTCTGTATTCGCACTCCTCTCTTTAATTGGATTGCTTGTAGGCTTAAGATTGAATCCAGCTAAGTGGCTCCTTTCATTCGTGGCTTTACAATCCCTCTTTATTAGCCTTTGCCCCGACTTCGCTCTCTACGGTGGAGCAACCCATTACCCCTATGGGCTTTGCCCCCTTCTAGCCTTGGCAGGAGGCTATGGTCTCCCAACCGTCTGGTGTGCCTTAAAAAAAAGGGGAAGTAAAACCTACTCCATAATCCTCTTGGTCGTCCTCTTAATACAGTTCCTTTTATTTAACTATTTAGCGACATCCCTTAGTCTTCGGGCTAAAGGAATCTATGATGTAGGCTATGAATATGATGTTAAAGCCATGGAGGCTTTAAGGGAGATGGATAATGGAGGGCTTATAATTGGGCAGACAACTCATGGGTTGCTAGTTGATAAAGATCGCTTTATATGGCGTGGATCCCTGGAATTAAATCCTCAAATTTTTATGGCCTATAAAACGGATGTAACCTTTAAAGCGCCTCTACCTGAAACCTTGCGAGTTATCGAGATTGGTCCCTATGTGATAATAGGCGCACCTGAAGGAGAAAAATTAAGCGAGTACGTAAATTTCTCTCAAAGCCAACTGTGGGCCTTTAGAAGTTCATCGGTAAACGTGAACCTGCTGTTCACAGTCGTTGCAGCTACAATATCTTTAACCCTAATCTTAATCCTCTTCCTTGGACTAAGGATTAAGCCCCCTCTTGAAAATAAGGTTTCGCCTTCAATATTGTAGACAAGGCTTATTCAACAATTGGTTTAAGCCTCTAGCTTTAGGCAGAAATTTTAAGGGTGGAAGATCCTCGTTATTGCTCGGTAGCGGCGCCTCTTTGCTTATTCAAGTAGGCGTAATGAAATGAAGATTGGTTTCTTCACGGACCTGTTTTACCCTTACATAGGTGGGGGAGAGGCTTACTTAATTAATTTAGAAACTCGTCTGGTTAAAGAGGGGTTGGAAATAGTTCATTTAACCACTAAATTGCCAAGAACGAAAAGTTTTGAAGTATATGAAGGAATAAAGATTTTTCGTTTGCCCGGATTAATCCAGGATTTCATGAAGGGGCGCTTCATTTTCCCATTTTTATCACTAATAAAATCTAAAATTTTCAGGGATGTCGATCTAATTCATGTAACGACTTATCCTGCGAGTATTACTGGTTGGCTGCTTGGAAAGGCCCTTAATAAACCTACGGTGCTTTTCTGCCATGAATTCTTTAGGGGTTTTTGGAGGTATATGCGGGTCAACCCTCTAATTAAGAAAATATATCCACTTATCGAAGATTATATAGGCAGATGTCCATACGATTGGTTCATCTGTCCATCCAAGTTCTCTAAGGAAACGATGGTTGATGCAGGTGTCCCTGAGGCAAAGATAACAGTAGCTTATCACGGCATCGATCCAATCTTTAACCCAAACGCCGATGGACAAGCCCTAAGAAGGAGGTTAAGGCTGGAGGATAAGTTGGTTTTCGGGTTTAGCGGGAGATTATCTGACTTCGGACAGAAAGGCATACCTTATCTTCTTGAAGCAACCAGATTTATAATCAAGAAGTTGCCAAATGCGGTCCTTGTCTTAGGAGGTTCAGGTTTCGAGAAAATAAGTCCCCTCATTAAGCGAATGGGTTTAGAAGGTCACGTTATTTACGCAGGTCATAGACCATTTAAGGAAGTCCCTAGGTTTTATGCAATGTGTGACATCGTAGCCGGCGCCTCCATAGCGGAAGGATTTGGATTCATGTATGCAGAAGCCTCACGTTGCGGAAAAGCGGTGGTTGCGACTAGCGCCGGCTCCATACCTGAAATAATCATTCATGAAAAAACTGGAATATTAGTTCCGCCTAGGGATTCTAAAGCTTTAGCTGAAGCAATAACGGAGTTGTTAACAGACAAGGAGAAGGTTAAAGAAATGGGCATAAGAGGTGTGGAATATACGAAAAAGTTCACATGGGAAGCTTCCGTTAAAAAGCATTTAGAAGTCTATGACCGCTTGATGGAGTGACGTGAAAATAGTAAACTTCAATTGCTCCATGGCTTCTTGAAAATTATAAGCCCCTTTATAATTAAATTGGATTATTCTAACTTAGCTGAGTTCAGAGGGTTGTATGGCTTGAAAATTAATGGAAGCTTTTAGGGTCTTTGTTGGAGGGTACTCAAGGAACTTTAGACACCCGTGATAAATCTTGGTGGAAGATTCATTGTCTATTTCCACTCGATAATCAAGGATGCTATTAAACTTTTACCGACAGATAGCCCTCTAAAGGATTCAATTTAACTCCCTATAGGAAGGTGAAACGATAATTCAATATGAAGACTTGATAATATTAGGGCTAAATTCAGGCTCCAATAACAGGCACAGCTTCCTTAAAAGGAAGATTCTCCTCCATAAAAATCCTTGCTAAGGCTCCTCTTCTAAGCCTTTCATGAAGACCCTTAGCTTCTATTGGCGTCAGCAGGGCTACAGTCTCACGGTGACTTAGCAAACCTTAACAAAAGGAATAGTAAAGCCTAGGCTTATATCATCTTGCAGGCTCGGATAGAGTTTCAAGATATGAATTCGCAATTAAATTAGCTGAAGAATTTAATTTAAATAAAGATTTAATTAAAAAAGCTAAGTTAAGCGAAATGAGTTGGATAGCTAAAAGACCAAGAGACTCTTCCCTCAACGTTTCTAAAGCTGAAAAAACATTTAAAGAAAAACCTATGAAGTTAAAAGAAGCGTTAAAAACATTAAAAAACGAGATAATTTTTAATTGCAAAAATATTAATTAAAAAATTCTTAATAAGCCTTTTAAGGCGATAATGCGTCTTTTAAATGGTTATCGCTAAGAAAACTATTTTATTTTAAGAAATATTTATAAAATGTTTTACAAAATGTATGATTTAGGTGAATGCATGTCGTCAACATTTACTGTGCGAATTTCTAAAGAGCTTAAAGAAAAAATGCAAAAGCTTCCTATAAAATGGAGTGAAGAAATTAGAGGTTTTATTGAAAGTAAGATTAAGCAACTTGAGCTTGCAAAGAAAATTGAAAGCATAAAGGTGAAAGCTGAAAAAAGAAAAGTAAAAATAGATTCAACAATTTTGATAAGGGAGGATAGAGAACGTTAATTCAATAAAAACTTAATTTTAGATTCTAATATACTTATAAAACTTGTTATAAATGAGCCAGGCTCAGAAAAGGCTGAAAAATATATTAAGGAGGCCTTAAGAAAAGGTTGTAGCATATATACTGTTGATATAGCATTAGCTGAATGCTTAAACACTTTATGGAAGCATGCTAAATTGCATAAAGATTTAAAAGAGGAGGAAGCAAAATCCGCAGCTCAAGATTTAATAGAAATTTATGATAAATTAAACATTTTTACAACTAGAGAAGTTTTTGATGAAGCAACATCATTAGCCTTAACTTGGAACATAACAGTTTATGATTCAATTTATATAGCTGCAGCAAAGAAGATTAAAGCCATTTTATATACTGCAGATCAAAAACTATATAATACATTAAAAAATATTGTAACATTTGAGCTCTTAAGCCTTTAACAATAAAATCTTTTAATTCTCTCAAATCCTAAAATACGTGTATAAAAAGTTGAATATAAAGTTGAAGGAGAAGTTAACAATTCTCAATTAATAGGTAGAGTAGCAATAGGGGATGAAGCGAAAATCTTGAATAGCGAGCTTAGAGGTCCATGCGTTATAGGTAAAAATTGTTTAATACAAAATTCATTCATAGGCCCATACACAAGTGTAGGCAATCACTCAAAAATTATAAACAGCTCTATAGAGTATAGCATAGTATTAGAGAATGCAACTATAGCGAATGTTGATAGAATAGAAAAAAGCTTGATAGGTAAAAACGCTAAAATATTAAAAAATAAAGAAAGAAGTATTTTAAAAATTAATGTTGGCGATTACTCAGAAATAGAACTATAAAACTTCCATTAAATTAATGAAATGCAAATTCAGCAGCAAGCTGCCTAAAATAATTGGAGTACGCATTTATAGCAATAGAGCGAGAAAAGTTTATGAAGATTCTTAAATCAGCCAAGCAGCATAGAATACACTTTAAAGAGGAGGAGCGAAACTTAGATGATTAGAAAAGTTGTTGTTCCAGCTGCTAGCTTAAGGATTAGGCTTGGTTTAAGTTAAAGCATATACTTTGCTGTATTGTTCTGTTAAGAAAAACTTCTAAATGATTAACTTGTTATCCATCAAATAGTTTTCCTTAAGCGTAAAAGGCTTAAATTGAATGTTTTTTAAAGCATATAAACTATACTGTAAAACCTACAAATATGAAGGCTTTTACAACACTATCTTGTCAGCATTCCATTTCAGAATATTGGCAAGACTTTATGAAAATTTTATCGTTAAGAAAAAATTTACAAATATAAATGTTAAACGGTTAATTGCTTCGTGCAAGTTTTCACTAAATCATTCACTTTATTTTTCTTCTTATTTCTTGAGGAATAGGATTTTCATATATTAAGCCATACTTTTTAGCTGTTTTTTCTATATGCTTATCGTTAGATACAATTATTGGAATATTATTGTTTAAGGCTGTAGCTAAAACTATAGCATCTCCTAAAGGAATATTTTCATCAACAGAAATTTTAAAGCCCATTTTTGAAGGTGTAATAACATTTAACCCTTCTGCTATCAACCAGACTTTTCGAGCCACATTTATTCTTGGTCGAACTTTATAATACCAGAAAAGTGTATTATATGCTTCTAATAAAGTTGTTATTATCACATATATTTCTAAGGATCCTTCAATTCCTTTTTCAATTATTGGCCGCGTATATGGAGTTGCTATATGATTCTCTAAAAGTCCATAAGAAAGAATATCAGCATCAATTATTCTCACTCTTTATACCCTCCATACTTATGCTTACCTCTTTCAGCATCAAAAGTTTTTAATTCTTCATTAACAAAAAGCTTCACTTCATTAAACTCTTTTAAAAAATCTTTTTTAGACACTTTTCTTAAAACAATTTCATAACCTCTTTCTTCAATCATCAACTCATCCTTCGGCTTTAGCCTTTTTCTAAATTTAGATGGAATAACTATTCTCCATCTTTCATCAATTTTTACTTTTTCTCCCACTCCCACTCCCCAACCCATATAAAATTAGAACCTATATTTAAATCTTCATATATCGAGTAAACAATTGTTTATATTAAACTTTCAAACTGTAGTGAAGATATTAAATAAAGTTATTTGGAATATGCAACTTTGCATTTAAGTTTATGATTAACTCATAAACAAGATAAAATAGTTTCAACTTAACAATAATCAAAATATTTTTAAGCATTAAGGTTACTAATTTCTTATAGGCGTTTTAATTGGCTAAGAAAATTGCTGAAAAAGTTCCAACATGGATTACAAGAATTTTATTGCCTGAAATTAGAGCAATAGTTAAGGAAGAAGTATCGAATCAAATAAAAGTTATAGACGCGAAGATTAGCTCATTAGACGCGAAAATATCAGCTCTCGATTCTAAAATAGATGAAAAAACAAAAGCTCTTGATGCTAAAATTGATGAAAGAACAAAGGCTTTAGATGCGAAAATTGATGAAAAAACAAAAGCTCTTGATGCTAAAATGTCAGTTCTCGATTCTAAAATAGAAGAAAGAACAAAGGCTTTAGATGCGAAAATTGATGAGAAATTTAAGGCTCTTGATGCTAAAATTGATGAAAGAATTAAAGCTCTTGATGCGAAAATAGATGAGAGAACAAAGGCTTTAGAAAAAGAAATATTATCTTTAAGAAATGAAATGGATTCTAGGTTTTCATCTTTAAGAAATGAAATAAACGCTAGATTTGATTCAATAGAGAAAAGATTACCGTTAATAGAAAAAATAGCTTTAATAGAAGCTAGAATAGAAAGATTAGAAAAG
This Candidatus Bathyarchaeota archaeon DNA region includes the following protein-coding sequences:
- a CDS encoding glycosyltransferase family 39 protein; the protein is MIVPIPFARLQDDEAIYYVKAKELVDNLKIPVHRGSTVVPFLLWAPAIMLNDSILSMRVVTALLVILTAILVYFIALKLFDPSSALTSSLLYLFFFQVLRFGTRAMLDPFGAFFAVLSLFLLINRKPALSGSSFSLAAYSYQFWIPMYPLYLLQAYKRRLSLKRFLLASLLTASSLQTLIFTQHGLEALKSFIEVGGPSYVLLAPSWLSYSNLMGILQGWLEFSVFALLSLIGLLVGLRLNPAKWLLSFVALQSLFISLCPDFALYGGATHYPYGLCPLLALAGGYGLPTVWCALKKRGSKTYSIILLVVLLIQFLLFNYLATSLSLRAKGIYDVGYEYDVKAMEALREMDNGGLIIGQTTHGLLVDKDRFIWRGSLELNPQIFMAYKTDVTFKAPLPETLRVIEIGPYVIIGAPEGEKLSEYVNFSQSQLWAFRSSSVNVNLLFTVVAATISLTLILILFLGLRIKPPLENKVSPSIL
- a CDS encoding glycosyltransferase family 4 protein — translated: MKIGFFTDLFYPYIGGGEAYLINLETRLVKEGLEIVHLTTKLPRTKSFEVYEGIKIFRLPGLIQDFMKGRFIFPFLSLIKSKIFRDVDLIHVTTYPASITGWLLGKALNKPTVLFCHEFFRGFWRYMRVNPLIKKIYPLIEDYIGRCPYDWFICPSKFSKETMVDAGVPEAKITVAYHGIDPIFNPNADGQALRRRLRLEDKLVFGFSGRLSDFGQKGIPYLLEATRFIIKKLPNAVLVLGGSGFEKISPLIKRMGLEGHVIYAGHRPFKEVPRFYAMCDIVAGASIAEGFGFMYAEASRCGKAVVATSAGSIPEIIIHEKTGILVPPRDSKALAEAITELLTDKEKVKEMGIRGVEYTKKFTWEASVKKHLEVYDRLME
- a CDS encoding type II toxin-antitoxin system VapC family toxin, which translates into the protein MLDSNILIKLVINEPGSEKAEKYIKEALRKGCSIYTVDIALAECLNTLWKHAKLHKDLKEEEAKSAAQDLIEIYDKLNIFTTREVFDEATSLALTWNITVYDSIYIAAAKKIKAILYTADQKLYNTLKNIVTFELLSL
- a CDS encoding type II toxin-antitoxin system VapC family toxin is translated as MRIIDADILSYGLLENHIATPYTRPIIEKGIEGSLEIYVIITTLLEAYNTLFWYYKVRPRINVARKVWLIAEGLNVITPSKMGFKISVDENIPLGDAIVLATALNNNIPIIVSNDKHIEKTAKKYGLIYENPIPQEIRRKIK
- a CDS encoding AbrB/MazE/SpoVT family DNA-binding domain-containing protein, yielding MGEKVKIDERWRIVIPSKFRKRLKPKDELMIEERGYEIVLRKVSKKDFLKEFNEVKLFVNEELKTFDAERGKHKYGGYKE